Below is a genomic region from Nocardioides panacis.
GGGTCGGTGGCCTGCATCAACGGGTCGATGTGCATGCCCCAGCGCTCGGACATCTTCTTGGACCAGGACTCGCTGGCGGCCAGCACCCGGTCGTAGGAGGTGGCCTCCTGCCAGGACAGCATCTCCGGGTGCGAGATCACCCAGGCGAGGTTGACCTGGCCGTACGACGGCTGGAACTCGGTCCGGCCGCGGATCGTGAGGACCACGTCGTCGAGGTAGCCGGTGCTCCGGTAGAACTCCGACCCGCGGTCCGTCACGACGTCCTGCCCGAGCTCGCGCAGCGCGGCGGCGAGGCAGCGGGCGAAGTGCGTGTCGCCCCACGCGTCGCCCCACGGGCCCTGCGTCGCGGGGTTCTTCAGCGCCCAGCGCAGCCGCGGCGGGTGCTGGGTGACCAGGGCCCGGGAGCGGACCAGCACCGGCTCGGGGGTGCACAGCCGGCGGTCCTCGCTGATCACCGTGCGGACCACGTGGTCCACCACGTCGAAGCCGCGGCCCACCCAGATCGCGGAGTCGTCGCGCGGGGCGGCCTCGTCCCAGCGGTCCAGGAACAGCCGCCGGTTCATCACGACCTTGTCGAAGCGGCCGGCCGTGCGGGACTCCAGGTGGGTGACCCGGGAGCCCGGCTCGACCACGCAGCGCCCCGGGCGGAGCCGGGCCAGCCGCAGGCAGAGGTCGACGTCCTCCATGCCGTTGCGGAACAGCGGGTCGAAGCCGCGCAGGGCGACCACGTCCTGGAAGCGCATCGCCAGCGAGGCGCCGGTCAGCGCGGAGAAGGACTCGCGCTCGAGCCCGGCGGCGTCCTCGACGGGGAAGCCGGCCAGGAAGGCGTAGGGCACGCCGCCGCAGTCGGGGAAGACCACCCCGGCGGACTGGATCGTGCCCGAGGGGTAGAGCAGCAGGGACTGCACGGCCTGCACGCCCGGGTCCGCGAGCTGGGCGACGAGCGGGCGCAGCCAGCCCGGGTCGACCTTGGTGTCGTTGTTGAGGAACACCACGGTGTCGCCGGTGACCTCGCCCACGGCCAGGTTGTTGCCGACCGCGTAGCCGAAGTTGGTCGGCGCGTGCACGACCCGCACGCCCTCGTGGCGGGCGGCGAGGGAGTCCAGCATCTGCGCGGTCGCCGCGTCCGAGCCGTTGTCGAGGACGACGCACTCCAGGGACATCCCCGCGGGCAGCTCGGAGGCCAGCACGGTGAGCACGCTGCCGCGGGTCATCCGCCAGTCGTCGTGGGTCGGGATCACCACGGAGACCACGTCCGGGGCGGACGGACGCTGCTCGAGGCGCTCCCAGTCGATGGCGTAGCGGTTGAAGGCGACGTCGCTCCAGGTCGGGACCGTGGAGTGGTCGGGGACCGGCTGCTCCGGCGGGTCGAGCCGGCGCGCCTCGGCGACCACCTCGACGTCCCGCTCGACGCCCACCCTGGTGACGTGGGTGGCCTCGTGGCGGCTCAGCAGCCGGATGGTGAAGTCCGCCTCCCAGCCCCCGCGCAGCGTCTCGTCGAAGCCGCCGACCTCGTCGAGGACCGCGCGGGCCAGCACCAGCCGGGTCAGCTCGACGGTGGCGATCGTGACGGGCGGGGTGCCCGAAGGGAGGGTCGCCGCGGCGTACACGGGGGGCTTCTCGGGGCGGTGCACGAGCATCGAGTCGTAGGCGACCCCCCGGCCGTCGCGGCAGGCGGCGGCCAGCCGGCGTAACCGGCCGGGCTCCCAGGACTCCCCGGCGGCGACGAACGCGACCAGGTCGCCGGTGAGCTGCTCGAGCGCGAGGTTCAGGCCGGTCGAGGCGCGCGAGCCCTCGTGGCGCACCACGACCAGCGAGACGTGGTCGGGCAGCGGCGCCAGCCGGGCGTCCAGGTCGGGGACCAGGCCGTCGGTGACCACCACGATCTCCAGGCGTACGTCGACCTGGTCGACGACCGAGCGCAGCGTGCGGGCCAGCGTGTCCACGCCGCGGACGGACTCCACGACCACGCTGACGCGGGGCGGCGGTCCCCCGGTCTCGGGGGCGGGCAGGTCCGCGGCGTGCGAGGCGGGGAGCCGGCCGGTGCGCAGCCGGGGGACCAGCCTCTTGCGCGCGGCCCACTCGTGCCACCGGGCCGCCGACCAGTCGGTGAGCCCGCGGGGCTCCTCCGGGGTCGGGGTGTACCAGGGGTTGGGCGCCAGGCCCTGGGCCGCGCCGTGCTCGACGTAGTGCCCCAGCGGGCCGCTCGGGTGCCGCCGGGACTCGGGGTGCGCGCGCACGTAGCCCTTGAGGTCGAACAGCGGGTGCGGGGAGAGCTTGAAGAGCCGCTTCTCCAGGTAGGCGACCAGCGGGTCGGCGTCACCGACGGCCTCGGGGGCGCGCACCGCGACGTGGTGCGGCACGAACAGCGGGTGCGGCCAGAGCCCCCGGCGGGCACCGTGCCGCAGGTAGTGCCGGGCGGCCTCGGCGGGGACGGTGCTGCAGCCCGCGGCCCCGGCGTACCAGCCGGCGTCGAACAGCGGGGACGCGAGAATTCTTTGCTCGTCGTCGGCCTGTTGCGCGGAGGTGTCGGGGACCTGGTCGCTAGAGTCGTCCGCACGACGGGTCGCGTCGAGCACGCGGCGCGCGGCACCGCGGGAACTCGCGATCATCTGCTGGACGAACATCAGAGAAACTCCCCCGATCATCGGTGCCCCCCGTGGCAGCCGCTCGAGCCCATGTCGCCTGGGCCGGGTAGATCCGGTCGAATCGGTCGGGCACGACGCCTCAGGGTATACGCCGGAGGCCTCCACCGCATCCGGAAGCGGTCACCTGGAGCCCCACCGGTACCACCCACCACAAAGAAATCTTTGCGTTTCAGGTACCACAGGGCAATTAACCTTTTACTCTGGCCGCATGAATCGAGCACGTTCCTTCCTGGCCTCCGCCGCCGCCGTCGCAGTCGCGGCCGCCGGACTCAGCCTCGTCACGCCCGCCACGCCCGCCTTCGCAAGCACGTCCTTCGTGCTGAGCCCGACCGCCCCGGTGGCCGGCGAGTCGTTCGCCGCGACCGGCAAGGTGTCGACGCGCTTCAAGCGTCCGGTGGTCCTCAAGGTCTACAGCGGCGGCGCCTGGCGCACCGCGATGAAGGGCTACACCACCAGCAGCGGCACCTACCGCTTCGCCGGCATGAAGGTCGCCGCGCCGACCACCTACGCGGTGGCGGCTCCGGCCTACCGCTACAAGGGCAAGACGTACGGCGCCTCCACCAGCACCAAGCGGGTCGCCCGCCCGGTCGGCCAGTCCGGCGCCATCTCGGTGCTTCCCCAGGTGTCCCAGCGGGGCACCGGCGCGTTCCGCGCGTCCGGCGCGTACAACTCGGTGCTCGCCAAGTTCAGCCCGGCCCGTCCCGGCCGCGTCGTCACCTTCCAGCGCTTCGTCAACGGCTCGCTGATCGGCTCGGGCACCGCCAAGGAGGGCGCGGACGGCACCGCCGCCTACAAGGTCACCCTCGGCGCCGGTCAGACGATCAGGGCCACCGCCGCCGCCCGGTACGGCGCACCCGCGGTCGCCACTACGACAGCCACCAACGACTGGCGGCTGATGTTCGACGAGGAGTTCAACGGCTCGTCGCTGAACACCCACGTCTGGAACTACCGCAACGAGGGCAAGTACCTGCCCTCCCGCCTCAAGTCGCGCGCCGACCGCCGGATGGTCTCGGTCAGCGGCGGCACGCTGAACCTGCGCGTCAAGCCCGACCCGGCCCGCCCCGGCCGCTTCCTGAACAGCCAGGTCTCCACCGAGGGCAGCTACCGGTTCACCTACGGCACGGCCGCCGCGCGGATCAAGTTCCCGACCCGTCGCGGTCAGCACGGCGGGTTCTGGCTGCAGTCCCCGACCTACGCCTCCTACCCGGGACGCCCGAGCGTGGCCGGCGCGGAGATCGACATCGCGGAGTTCTTCGGCAAGGGCTACACCGGCGGCGGTCTGGGCAACTACCTCTACTACCGCAACTCCGCCAAGAAGGACGTCAAGTCCGGTGGCATCTCGCCCGGTGCGCAGAAGCTGCTCGCCCACGGGGACACCTGGTGGAAGGCCTACCACGTGTTCT
It encodes:
- a CDS encoding glycosyltransferase — encoded protein: MFVQQMIASSRGAARRVLDATRRADDSSDQVPDTSAQQADDEQRILASPLFDAGWYAGAAGCSTVPAEAARHYLRHGARRGLWPHPLFVPHHVAVRAPEAVGDADPLVAYLEKRLFKLSPHPLFDLKGYVRAHPESRRHPSGPLGHYVEHGAAQGLAPNPWYTPTPEEPRGLTDWSAARWHEWAARKRLVPRLRTGRLPASHAADLPAPETGGPPPRVSVVVESVRGVDTLARTLRSVVDQVDVRLEIVVVTDGLVPDLDARLAPLPDHVSLVVVRHEGSRASTGLNLALEQLTGDLVAFVAAGESWEPGRLRRLAAACRDGRGVAYDSMLVHRPEKPPVYAAATLPSGTPPVTIATVELTRLVLARAVLDEVGGFDETLRGGWEADFTIRLLSRHEATHVTRVGVERDVEVVAEARRLDPPEQPVPDHSTVPTWSDVAFNRYAIDWERLEQRPSAPDVVSVVIPTHDDWRMTRGSVLTVLASELPAGMSLECVVLDNGSDAATAQMLDSLAARHEGVRVVHAPTNFGYAVGNNLAVGEVTGDTVVFLNNDTKVDPGWLRPLVAQLADPGVQAVQSLLLYPSGTIQSAGVVFPDCGGVPYAFLAGFPVEDAAGLERESFSALTGASLAMRFQDVVALRGFDPLFRNGMEDVDLCLRLARLRPGRCVVEPGSRVTHLESRTAGRFDKVVMNRRLFLDRWDEAAPRDDSAIWVGRGFDVVDHVVRTVISEDRRLCTPEPVLVRSRALVTQHPPRLRWALKNPATQGPWGDAWGDTHFARCLAAALRELGQDVVTDRGSEFYRSTGYLDDVVLTIRGRTEFQPSYGQVNLAWVISHPEMLSWQEATSYDRVLAASESWSKKMSERWGMHIDPLMQATDPVLFHPDRAVADSGPEVLFVGNSRGKRRPMVEDAMAAGLPLSVYGTCWEEFLSPGVLRGEFVPNTDLGAMYASAGVVLNDHWDDMRADGFLSNRLFDAAASGARVVTDDVTGLNHLFGSSVQVARNATELAALVNAPDRDEIFGSLDERRRVAALVHREHSFLTRARVLLDAALAVRAEQERRR
- a CDS encoding glycoside hydrolase family 16 protein; translated protein: MNRARSFLASAAAVAVAAAGLSLVTPATPAFASTSFVLSPTAPVAGESFAATGKVSTRFKRPVVLKVYSGGAWRTAMKGYTTSSGTYRFAGMKVAAPTTYAVAAPAYRYKGKTYGASTSTKRVARPVGQSGAISVLPQVSQRGTGAFRASGAYNSVLAKFSPARPGRVVTFQRFVNGSLIGSGTAKEGADGTAAYKVTLGAGQTIRATAAARYGAPAVATTTATNDWRLMFDEEFNGSSLNTHVWNYRNEGKYLPSRLKSRADRRMVSVSGGTLNLRVKPDPARPGRFLNSQVSTEGSYRFTYGTAAARIKFPTRRGQHGGFWLQSPTYASYPGRPSVAGAEIDIAEFFGKGYTGGGLGNYLYYRNSAKKDVKSGGISPGAQKLLAHGDTWWKAYHVFSVNWTPQSYTFFVDGRQLYHSTRALSHTNEFLVLSLLSSDWELKDFNKKYPPTMKVDWARVWQR